From a region of the Oceanibaculum nanhaiense genome:
- the argS gene encoding arginine--tRNA ligase, with amino-acid sequence MNIFNNLKSRIYVALEAMMAAGELPSGLALDRVTVEPPRDSAHGDAATNAAMVLSKPAGMKPRDLAEKLRVRLDALDFVTETSVDGPGFLNMRLDDTIWRAQVAGILRHGTNFGDSTLGQGKQVNVEYVSANPTGPLTAGHARGAVVGDALANLLQKAGYAVCKEYYINDAGNQVATLARSTYLRYLEALGEGPADIPEGFYPGEYLKDVGKALADRDGGKWKGRDEAEWLEPIRNFAIDSLMEEIRTDLKALGVEQTVFSSERKLVEAGKVEAVLATLTEAGHVYTGVLEPPKGKTPEDWEPRPQTLFRATAFGDDVDRPLKKSDGSWTYFANDIAYHLDKFERGFATMIDIWGADHGGYIKRMQAAVKAVTGGKGALDVKTCQLVHMFDNGKPVRMSKRAGTFVTLRDVIEAVGKDVVRFIMLTRRNDQTLEFDFAKVTEQSRDNPVFYVQYAHARAHSVLRHAAEALSGQALDDASLAIADLTRLDDPAELALMKRLAGWPRLVESAAEAHEPHRVAFYLQELAAEFHALWNKGRDEASLRFIIAEDEAVTLARMALVRAVAVTIASGLQVMGVVPAEEM; translated from the coding sequence ATGAATATTTTCAACAACCTGAAATCCCGTATTTACGTAGCGCTGGAAGCGATGATGGCGGCGGGCGAGCTGCCGTCCGGCCTGGCGCTGGACCGCGTGACGGTGGAACCCCCGCGCGATTCCGCACATGGCGATGCCGCAACCAACGCCGCCATGGTGCTGTCCAAACCGGCCGGAATGAAGCCGCGAGATCTGGCGGAAAAGCTGCGCGTCCGCCTCGATGCCCTGGATTTCGTCACTGAAACCTCGGTCGATGGTCCGGGTTTCCTGAACATGCGGCTGGACGACACGATCTGGCGCGCGCAGGTCGCGGGCATCCTGCGTCATGGCACCAATTTCGGCGATTCGACGCTGGGCCAGGGCAAGCAGGTCAATGTCGAGTATGTCTCGGCCAACCCGACCGGGCCACTGACCGCCGGCCATGCGCGCGGCGCGGTGGTTGGCGATGCGCTAGCCAATCTGTTGCAGAAGGCAGGCTACGCCGTCTGCAAGGAATATTACATCAACGATGCCGGCAATCAGGTTGCCACGCTCGCGCGCTCGACCTACCTGCGCTATCTCGAGGCGCTGGGCGAGGGACCGGCCGATATCCCGGAAGGCTTCTATCCGGGCGAGTATCTGAAGGATGTCGGCAAGGCGCTGGCCGACCGTGATGGCGGCAAATGGAAGGGCAGGGACGAGGCGGAATGGCTGGAGCCGATCCGCAATTTCGCCATCGACTCCCTGATGGAGGAAATCCGCACCGACCTGAAGGCGCTGGGTGTCGAACAGACAGTGTTCTCGTCGGAACGCAAGCTGGTCGAGGCCGGCAAGGTGGAGGCGGTTCTGGCGACCCTGACCGAGGCCGGACACGTCTATACCGGCGTGCTGGAGCCGCCCAAGGGCAAGACGCCCGAGGATTGGGAGCCGCGGCCGCAGACGCTGTTCCGCGCCACGGCTTTCGGCGACGATGTGGACCGTCCGCTGAAGAAATCGGACGGCAGCTGGACCTATTTCGCCAACGATATCGCCTATCACCTGGACAAGTTCGAGCGCGGCTTCGCCACCATGATCGATATCTGGGGCGCCGATCATGGCGGCTACATCAAGCGCATGCAGGCGGCGGTAAAGGCGGTCACCGGCGGCAAGGGCGCTCTCGACGTGAAGACCTGCCAGCTGGTCCATATGTTCGACAATGGCAAGCCGGTGCGCATGTCGAAGCGGGCCGGCACCTTCGTCACGCTGCGCGACGTCATCGAGGCGGTCGGCAAGGATGTCGTTCGCTTCATCATGCTGACACGGCGCAACGACCAGACGCTGGAATTCGACTTCGCCAAAGTGACGGAACAGTCGCGCGACAACCCGGTTTTCTATGTGCAATACGCCCATGCCCGCGCCCATTCGGTGCTGCGCCATGCGGCCGAGGCGCTGTCCGGGCAGGCTCTCGACGACGCATCGCTGGCCATAGCCGATCTCACGCGGCTCGACGATCCGGCGGAGCTGGCGCTGATGAAGCGGCTGGCGGGCTGGCCGCGCCTGGTGGAGAGCGCCGCCGAGGCGCATGAGCCGCATCGCGTCGCGTTTTATCTGCAAGAGCTTGCGGCGGAGTTCCACGCGTTGTGGAATAAGGGCCGGGACGAGGCGTCACTGCGGTTCATCATCGCCGAGGACGAGGCTGTCACACTGGCGCGCATGGCGCTGGTACGGGCGGTTGCAGTGACCATTGCCTCGGGTCTGCAAGTCATGGGCGTCGTACCGGCGGAGGAAATGTAA
- a CDS encoding deoxyguanosinetriphosphate triphosphohydrolase, producing the protein MSSLASLAPYACDPDSSRGRLHPEPEHPERSCFQRDRDRILHSAAFRRLKHKTQVFVYHEGDHYRTRLTHSLEVAQIARSIGRALGLNEDLAEALALAHDFGHTCFGHAGEEALDEAMQPYGGFDHNVQTLRVLTELEHRYADFDGLNLTWETLEGTVKHNGPVTGPLATRKPQPGILNFSAKFDLELDSFASLEAQIASLSDDIAYQNHDLDDGLRAGLFDIEDIIEMPLVGPILQGLRKSHPNLDRSRLIHELVRRVINAMVTDLLTETRERLARQQPKSAQHIRGAGAPTAAFSERMMTHHKALRAFLFERMYRHYLVNRMTSKARRVVHDLFDLLFREPQCLPTEWRVQTDAPQTPRTARVVADYIAGMTDRFALREYDRLFDIKDRT; encoded by the coding sequence ATGTCGAGCCTCGCCAGTCTTGCGCCTTATGCCTGCGATCCGGACAGTTCCCGGGGACGGCTCCATCCGGAGCCCGAACACCCCGAGCGGAGCTGCTTTCAGCGCGACCGCGACCGCATTCTCCATTCCGCCGCTTTTCGCCGGCTGAAGCACAAGACCCAGGTCTTCGTCTATCATGAGGGCGATCATTACCGCACGCGCCTGACACACAGTCTGGAAGTGGCGCAGATCGCCCGCTCCATCGGCCGGGCGCTGGGGCTGAACGAGGATCTGGCCGAGGCGCTGGCACTGGCGCATGATTTCGGCCACACCTGCTTCGGCCATGCCGGGGAGGAGGCGCTGGACGAGGCGATGCAGCCCTATGGCGGCTTCGACCATAATGTCCAGACCCTGCGCGTGCTGACCGAACTGGAACATCGCTACGCCGATTTCGACGGGCTGAACCTGACCTGGGAGACGCTGGAAGGCACGGTAAAGCACAATGGCCCGGTGACCGGGCCGCTGGCGACCCGCAAACCGCAGCCGGGTATCCTGAATTTCAGCGCCAAATTCGATCTGGAGCTGGACAGCTTTGCCTCGCTGGAAGCGCAGATCGCCTCGCTGTCCGACGATATCGCCTATCAGAACCACGATCTCGACGATGGCTTGCGCGCCGGACTGTTCGATATCGAGGATATTATCGAAATGCCGCTGGTCGGCCCGATCCTTCAGGGGCTGCGCAAAAGCCACCCGAACCTTGACCGGTCCCGTCTGATCCACGAGTTGGTGCGCCGGGTGATCAACGCCATGGTGACCGACCTGTTGACCGAGACGCGCGAGCGGCTGGCCCGCCAGCAGCCGAAATCGGCGCAGCATATCCGCGGGGCCGGCGCGCCGACCGCTGCCTTCTCCGAACGGATGATGACACATCACAAGGCCTTGCGCGCCTTCCTGTTTGAGCGCATGTACCGCCACTATCTGGTCAACCGCATGACCTCCAAGGCGCGCCGCGTCGTGCATGACCTGTTCGATCTGCTGTTCCGGGAACCGCAATGCCTGCCGACGGAATGGCGGGTCCAAACGGACGCCCCCCAGACTCCCCGCACGGCGCGCGTCGTGGCGGATTACATCGCCGGAATGACCGACCGTTTCGCGTTACGCGAATATGACCGGCTGTTCGATATAAAAGACAGAACATAA
- the erpA gene encoding iron-sulfur cluster insertion protein ErpA yields MSETTVLERPHSVGLSASAARQVAKLRAQEPGGADLMLRLSVTGGGCSGFQYNFSFDDEVRSDDAVFERDGVKLVVDEMSLELLSGSEVDYVEELIGASFQVKNPNAASSCGCGTSFAI; encoded by the coding sequence ATGTCGGAAACCACTGTCCTCGAACGTCCCCACAGCGTCGGTCTGAGTGCCAGCGCGGCGCGGCAGGTTGCCAAGCTGCGCGCGCAGGAACCGGGTGGCGCGGATTTGATGCTGCGGCTGTCGGTCACTGGCGGCGGCTGCTCCGGCTTTCAGTATAATTTCTCCTTCGATGATGAGGTGCGCAGCGACGATGCCGTCTTCGAGCGCGACGGCGTGAAGCTGGTGGTCGATGAGATGTCGCTGGAACTGCTGTCCGGTTCCGAGGTCGATTATGTGGAGGAGCTGATCGGCGCCTCCTTCCAGGTGAAGAACCCGAATGCGGCCTCTTCCTGCGGCTGCGGTACCTCTTTCGCGATCTAG